From the genome of Sander lucioperca isolate FBNREF2018 chromosome 1, SLUC_FBN_1.2, whole genome shotgun sequence, one region includes:
- the LOC116052649 gene encoding protocadherin alpha-8-like gives MEQKGRGTSRAQWRWIAFIVSIILMWSRASAQLRYSIAEEVEEGTVVGNIAKDLGLEKNTLKERGCRIVEGSTESFFHVNQNDGLLYVDRIIDREKVCERSSVCLINLKTVLENPLEIHYVTVEVLDVNDHSPTFSTKESRLEISESVLPGLRLQLQAAYDPDVGQFSIQEYKLGPSDHFRLEVKDRGKDGKIPVLVLLKTLDRETKTHHKLLLTAIDGGKPSKSGRAEITVDVLDVNDNMPVFNDDTYSLRLDENAPIGTTIIKVNASDLDEGSNGEIMYSLGKNVNSRIRDIFRVDPTTGEIIVQDLIDFELEESYEIDIQASDKGSAPLRTDKSVLVNIVDMNDNAPHIEVTSFSRAIPEDARLGTTVALISVLDKDSGLNGKVICSFSKDVPFIISPSTQDNMYSIVTKSPLDREKQSIYYVTIVAKDAGVPSLSSEKGISIVVSDVNDNSPEFLANPYTYYVMENNSPGASVFSVRASDHDEGDNSRILYHILRAGKENNKLQSFSLNINSETGDIMALKSFDFETLKTFQFQVVATDSGTPSLSSNVTVNVFILDQNDNAPVILYPVSSNGSAEGVEEIPRNVNAGHLVTKVRAYDADIGYNGWLLFSLQEVTDHSLFGLDRYTGQIRTLRSFTETDEAEHKLVILVKDNGNVSLSATATVVVKVVEPKEAFAASDVKSATKNEEENNVTFYLMITLGSVSTLFVISIIVLIAMQCSKTTDYTSKYLQETNYDGTLCHSIQYRSGDKRYMLVGPRMSIGSTIVPGSHANTLVLPDRRGTSGEVRLEKRYT, from the exons ATGGAGCAGAAAGGACGGGGAACATCGAGAGCGCAATGGCGGTGGATCGCTTTCATTGTTTCAATAATTTTGATGTGGAGCAGAGCTTCGGCGCAGTTAAGATATTCCATCGCTGAGGAAGTTGAAGAAGGAACTGTTGTTGGGAATATAGCGAAGGATTTGGGATTGGAGAAGAACACATTGAAAGAGAGAGGATGCCGCATTGTTGAAGGTTCAACAGAGTCATTTTTTCATGTAAACCAGAACGACGGGTTATTGTATGTTGACCGAATAATTGACAGGGAGAAGGTTTGTGAGCGGAGCAGTGTGTGCTTGATCAATTTAAAAACTGTGCTGGAAAACCCTCTCGAAATTCATTATGTGACTGTAGAGGTGCTGGATGTAAACGACCACTCTCCGACCTTTTCAACGAAAGAGTCACGTCTCGAAATTTCAGAGTCAGTTTTACCAGGTTTGCGCCTCCAGCTGCAAGCAGCATACGACCCTGATGTTGGTCAGTTTTCAATCCAGGAGTATAAACTAGGTCCTAGTGATCATTTTCGTTTAGAAGTCAAAGATCGTGGAAAAGATGGAAAGATACCGGTTTTAGTTTTACTGAAGACGCTGGATAGGGAAACAAAGACACATCATAAATTGCTTCTTACAGCTATTGATGGAGGGAAACCAAGTAAATCTGGAAGAGCTGAAATTACAGTTGACGTTTTAGACGTCAATGACAATATGCCGGTATTCAACGATGACACGTACTCTCTACGTTTGGATGAGAATGCTCCCATTGGCACAACAATTATAAAAGTAAATGCTTCTGATTTAGATGAAGGATCTAATGGCGAGATTATGTATTCATTAGGAAAAAATGTGAACAGCAGAATACGTGACATTTTTCGTGTAGATCCAACTACAGGTGAAATTATTGTTCAAGATCTGATAGACTTTGAATTAGAGGAAAGTTACGAAATTGATATACAGGCGTCTGATAAAGGATCAGCTCCTTTGAGGACAGACAAAAGTGTGTTGGTGAATATTGTTGATATGAATGATAACGCCCCTCATATAGAGGTTACATCATTTTCACGGGCAATACCAGAGGATGCAAGACTGGGAACCACTGTGGCACTAATCAGTGTTCTTGATAAAGACTCTGGTCTTAACGGGAAAGTGATTTGCTCCTTTAGTAAAGATGTTCCTTTCATAATATCACCTTCAACACAAGACAATATGTATTCTATAGTCACAAAATCGCCCTTGGATAGAGAAAAGCAGTCCATATATTATGTTACAATTGTTGCAAAGGACGCAGGTGTTCCTTCGTTGTCTTCTGAAAAAGGCATTAGTATTGTTGTATCAGATGTGAATGATAACAGTCCCGAGTTTTTAGCCAACCCTTACACATATTATGTTATGGAGAACAACTCTCCAGGAGCTTCAGTGTTTTCTGTGAGGGCATCAGACCACGACGAGGGTGATAATTCTCGTATTTTATATCATATTTTGAGAGCTGGAAAAGAGAATAACAAACTCCAATCATTCAGTCTTAACATAAACTCTGAAACTGGAGATATTATGGCGCTGAAAAGTTTCGACTTTGAAACTCTGAAAACGTTCCAGTTCCAAGTTGTTGCCACAGACTCTGGAACTCCGTCACTAAGCAGCAACGTCACAGTGAACGTGTTCATTCTGGATCAGAACGACAACGCTCCAGTCATCCTGTATCCAGTCAGCTCTAACGGTTCTGctgaaggtgtggaggagaTTCCCCGCAATGTGAACGCAGGACACTTGGTGACTAAAGTCAGAGCCTATGACGCTGATATAGGATATAACGGCTGGTTACTGTTTTCACTGCAGGAAGTTACTGACCACAGTCTCTTTGGTTTGGACCGCTATACAGGACAGATCAGAACACTTCGCTCATTCACAGAGACAGACGAGGCTGAGCATAAACTGGTCATACTGGTGAAAGACAATGGGAACGTTTCACTCTCAGCAACAGCTACTGTGGTTGTCAAAGTTGTGGAGCCCAAAGAGGCTTTTGCTGCTTCTGATGTTAAAAGTGCAACAAAGAATGAGGAGGAGaataatgtgactttttaccTGATGATAACTTTGGGATCAGTTTCAACACTTTTTGTCATCAGTATCATCGTGCTGATTGCAATGCAGTGCTCCAAAACCACAGACTATACTTCTAAATATCTACAAGAGACTAATTATGATGGGACACTGTGTCACAGCATCCAGTACAGATCTGGAGACAAACGGTACATGCTAGTAGGACCCAGAATGAGTATAGGATCTACTATAGTCCCGGGCAGCCATGCGAATACACTAGTGCTCCCTGACAGGAGAGGGACATCTGGAGAGGTAAGACTTGAAAAAC GATACACATGA
- the LOC116052491 gene encoding protocadherin alpha-8-like, with protein MGSKRRSRSSDYCWFAFHLSLLLIFGNQALAELRYSIPEEMKEGTVVGNVVKDLGLDKTSLIDRRFRVVSGSKDAFFEVNPDNGALQVRKKIDREELCHGSGACLMELKILVENPLEMHHVVVEITDVNDHSPSFSEKEQQFQIFEHTSPGTRFDLHAARDPDAGSNSIRTYTLTSNDHFEIDISQNDEDKIPFLVLKKSLDREQKNKHVLFVTAVDGGKPHRSGTLNVSIIVLDINDNRPMFSQDTYQIEIYENVPVGTTVTRVNATDPDEGTNGEIEYSLSKTLPRKIYEIFELDSLSGQLKLKGTLDFEESEIYKLDIQASDKGTPPLMSRCKVIIKIKDVNDNPPEIEVTSLSNTVSEDSKPGTVISLISVTDKDSGVNGKIISSITSDVPFELKPSYKENIYSVVTKGFLDREEVSHYEITIKATDCGEPPLSTFKTLNIQISDVNDNSPHFSQNPLQFYLVENNVAGTSVFSVSATDYDVNDNAFISYHIARENDLTYFLNINSDNGHISALKSFDFETLKTFQFQVVATDSGTPSLSSNVTVNVFILDQNDNAPVILYPVSSNGSAEGVEEIPRNVNAGHLVTKVRAYDADIGYNGWLLFSLQEVTDHSLFGLDRYTGQIRTLRSFTETDEAEHKLVILVKDNGNVSLSATATVVVKVVEPKEAFAASDVKSATKNEEENNVTFYLMITLGSVSTLFLISIIVLIAMQCSKTTDYTSKYLQETNYDGTLCHSIQYRSGDKRYMLVGPRMSIGSTIVPGSHANTLVLPDRRGTSGEVRV; from the coding sequence ATGGGGAGTAAAAGACGATCTCGCTCAAGTGACTATTGTTGGTTTGCTTTTCATTTGTCCTTACTGCTGATTTTCGGAAATCAGGCTCTGGCTGAATTGAGATACTCTATTCCAGAGGAGATGAAAGAAGGAACTGTTGTTGGAAATGTTGTTAAGGATCTTGGTCTGGACAAAACCTCTTTAATTGATCGACGATTTCGTGTTGTGTCAGGATCCAAGGACGCTTTTTTCGAGGTAAATCCGGACAATGGTGCCTTACAGGTCCGTAAAAAGATCGACAGAGAGGAGCTGTGTCACGGTAGTGGTGCATGTCTAATGGAGCTGAAAATCCTTGTTGAAAACCCTTTGGAAATGCACCATGTTGTTGTAGAAATTACGGATGTAAATGATCATTCCCCCAGTTTTTCTGAAAAGGAACAGCAATTTCAAATATTTGAACATACATCTCCGGGAACGCGATTCGATCTGCACGCAGCCCGTGATCCGGATGCTGGAAGTAATTCTATTCGTACATATACATTAACATCAAATGATCACTTTGAAATAGATATTAGTCAAAATGATGAGGACAAAATACCATTTTTAGTGCTGAAAAAGTCCTTAGACAGAGAACAAAAGAATAAACACGTGCTATTTGTTACAGCGGTTGATGGAGGTAAACCTCACAGATCAGGGACACTAAATGTTTCCATTATTGTTCTTGATATTAATGATAATCGTCCaatgtttagtcaggatacttaCCAAATAGAAATATATGAAAACGTCCCAGTTGGTACTACTGTTACAAGAGTGAATGCAACAGATCCAGATGAAGGGACCAATGGAGAAATAGAGTACAGCCTTAGCAAAACATTACCACGTAAAATCTACGAGATATTTGAGTTAGATAGTTTAAGTGGACAACTTAAATTGAAGGGGACGTTGGATTTTGAGGAATCAGAGATTTATAAACTAGATATTCAGGCATCGGACAAAGGGACGCCtccattaatgagcaggtgtaaagtgataataaagatAAAAGACGTTAATGATAATCCACCGGAAATAGAAGTGACATCACTGTCAAATACAGTGTCTGAAGACTCAAAGCCTGGCACAGTTATTTCACTTATTAGTGTGACGGATAAAGACTCTGGTGTCAATGGAAAAATAATATCGAGCATAACCTCAGACGTGCCTTTTGAGTTAAAGCCCTCCTATAAGGAGAACATTTATTCAGTTGTCACGAAGGGATTTTTGGATCGAGAGGAGGTGTCACATTATGAAATAACAATAAAAGCCACCGATTGTGGTGAACCTCCCTTATCGACTTTTAAAACTCTCAACATTCAGATATCAGATGTAAATGATAACAGTCCACATTTCTCCCAAAATCCATTACAGTTTTATCTGGTAGAAAATAACGTTGCTGGAACATCAGTGTTCTCTGTAAGTGCAACTGACTACGATGTCAATGACAATGCATTTATTTCATATCATATTGCAAGAGAAAATGATTTAACATATTTCCTAAATATAAATTCAGATAATGGACACATTTCAGCACTAAAAAGTTTTGACTTTGAAACACTGAAAACGTTCCAGTTCCAAGTTGTTGCCACAGATTCTGGAACTCCGTCACTAAGCAGCAACGTCACAGTGAACGTGTTCATTCTGGATCAGAACGACAACGCTCCAGTCATCCTGTATCCAGTCAGCTCTAACGGTTCTGctgaaggtgtggaggagaTTCCCCGCAATGTGAACGCAGGACACTTGGTGACTAAAGTCAGAGCCTATGACGCTGATATAGGATATAACGGCTGGTTACTGTTTTCACTGCAGGAAGTTACTGACCACAGTCTCTTTGGTTTGGACCGCTATACAGGACAGATCAGAACACTTCGCTCATTCACAGAGACAGACGAGGCTGAGCATAAACTGGTCATACTGGTGAAAGACAATGGGAACGTTTCACTCTCAGCAACAGCTACTGTGGTTGTCAAAGTTGTGGAGCCCAAAGAGGCTTTTGCTGCTTCTGATGTTAAAAGTGCAACAAAGAATGAGGAGGAGaataatgtgactttttaccTGATGATAACTTTGGGCTCTGTTTCAACACTTTTTCTCATCAGTATCATCGTGCTGATTGCAATGCAGTGCTCCAAAACCACAGACTATACTTCTAAATATCTACAAGAGACTAATTATGATGGGACACTGTGTCACAGCATCCAGTACAGATCTGGAGACAAACGGTACATGCTAGTAGGACCCAGAATGAGTATAGGATCTACTATAGTCCCGGGCAGCCATGCGAATACACTAGTGCTCCCTGACAGGAGAGGGACATCTGGAGAGGTAAGAGTTTAA
- the LOC116052479 gene encoding protocadherin alpha-3-like encodes MLDVFGFVLLPQNMKQRGREAWRQRPNLSAVLFLLLFFRVASAQLRYSIAEELKEGSFVGNIAKDLGIDLNLMKQRGFRIMSGSTEPLFKVNENDGILYANHKIDREEVCKESSVCLINLKTVLENPLEVHYVTVEITDLNDHSPTFPEKTKRLEISESALPGARYQLQNAHDPDGGTNSVQQYKISQNDHFRLEIKDRGRDGKTPILQLQRQLDREAKRSHKLVLTAIDGGNPTKTGTVEIYIDVLDVNDNMPVFTKDTYSAVLQENAPAGTTVIQVNATDLDDGPNGEVVYSFGSDVKGKIRELFDIDSVTGEIIVKGRVDFEEQDSYDIDIQASDKGSIPFRTDKSVIIKIGDTNDNPPEIEVASLSSAVSEDSRPGTTVALISITDLDSALNGKIISYVAEDSPFTLTPSIQDNMFAVVTKSHLDREQQTRYDITIIAKDAGEPALTSEKTISVFVSDINDNSPMFSVSPYSFYITENNLPGASLFSVRASDRDEGDNALISYHILRNADYENKVTSFLNINSETGEILALKGFDFETLKTFQFQVVATDSGTPSLSSNVTVNVFILDQNDNAPVILYPVSSNGSAEGVEEIPRNVNAGHLVTKVRAYDADIGYNGWLLFSLQEVTDHSLFGLDRYTGQIRTLRSFTETDEAEHKLVILVKDNGNVSLSATATVVVKVVEPKEAFAASDVKSATKNEEENNVTFYLMITLGSVSTLFLISIIVLIAMQCSKTTDYTSKYLQETNYDGTLCHSIQYRSGDKRYMLVGPRMSIGSTIVPGSHANTLVLPDRRGTSGEVRSIVCSFCPVTF; translated from the coding sequence ATGTTGGACGTGTTTGGATTTGTACTTTTACctcaaaacatgaaacaaagaGGACGGGAGGCATGGCGACAGCGACCGAATTTAAGCgccgttttgtttttgcttttatttttcagaGTAGCCTCAGCACAGTTGAGATACTCTATAGCTGAAGAGCTCAAAGAGGGAAGTTTTGTTGGAAATATAGCTAAAGATTTGGGAATTGACCTGAATTTAATGAAGCAGAGGGGATTTCGTATTATGTCCGGCTCGACTGAACCTCTTTTCAAGGTAAATGAGAATGACGGGATCCTTTATGCGAACCATAAAATAGACCGGGAGGAAGTATGTAAGGAGAGCAGTGTATGTTTAATTAACCTTAAAACTGTTCTCGAAAACCCACTAGAAGTTCATTATGTCACCGTGGAGATAACAGATTTAAACGACCACTCTCCCACATttccagagaaaacaaagaGGCTAGAGATCTCAGAGTCTGCGTTGCCAGGGGCACGATATCAGTTGCAAAATGCACACGACCCGGATGGTGGCACAAACTCCGTCCAACAGTATAAAATCAGTCAGAATGATCATTTTCGTTTAGAGATTAAGGACCGCGGCAGAGATGGTAAAACTCCAATTTTACAATTACAGAGGCAGCTTGACAGAGAGGCCAAACGTAGTCATAAATTGGTGTTGACTGCTATAGATGGCGGAAATCCCACAAAGACAGGCACAGTTGAAATATACATAGATGTTCTAGATGTTAACGACAATATGCCAGTGTTCACCAAAGACACATATTCCGCCGTGCTACAAGAGAACGCCCCAGCTGGCACAACAGTCATCCAAGTTAACGCAACAGATCTGGACGACGGTCCCAATGGGGAAGTGGTATATTCATTCGGCAGTGATGTAAAAGGTAAAATTCGAGAGCTGTTTGATATCGATTCTGTTACTGGGGAGATAATTGTGAAAGGTCGTGTAGACTTTGAGGAACAGGACAGCTATGACATTGATATACAGGCATCTGACAAGGGAAGCATTCCATTCAGAACAGATAAAAGTGTCATCATTAAAATTGGAGATACGAACGATAATCCTCCTGAAATAGAAGTGGCATCGTTGTCAAGTGCAGTTTCAGAGGACTCTAGACCCGGAACAACCGTAGCGCTTATCAGCATTACTGATTTAGACTCTGCATTGAATGGCAAAATAATCAGCTATGTAGCCGAAGACAGCCCGTTTACATTAACCCCTTCAATACAAGATAACATGTTCGCTGTTGTCACTAAGTCACATCTTGACAGGGAACAGCAAACAAGATATGATATTACAATAATCGCTAAAGACGCAGGTGAACCAGCCTTAACATCCGAAAAGACTATAAGTGTGTTTGTATCAGATATTAATGACAATAGTCCCATGTTTTCTGTGAGCCCCTATAGTTTTTACATCACCGAAAATAACCTCCCAGGGGCCTCTTTGTTTTCTGTAAGAGCCTCTGATCGTGACGAGGGAGATAATGCGCTTATTTCATATCATATTCTTAGGAATGCAGATTATGAAAATAAAGTCACATCATTTCTTAACATCAACTCTGAAACTGGAGAAATTTTGGCGCTAAAAGGTTTTGACTTTGAAACACTGAAGACTTTCCAGTTCCAAGTTGTTGCCACAGATTCTGGAACTCCGTCACTAAGCAGCAACGTCACAGTGAACGTGTTCATTCTGGATCAGAACGACAACGCTCCAGTCATCCTGTATCCAGTCAGCTCTAACGGTTCTGctgaaggtgtggaggagaTTCCCCGCAATGTGAACGCAGGACACTTGGTGACTAAAGTCAGAGCCTATGACGCTGATATAGGATATAACGGCTGGTTACTGTTTTCACTGCAGGAAGTTACTGACCACAGTCTCTTTGGTTTGGACCGCTATACAGGACAGATCAGAACACTTCGCTCATTCACAGAGACAGACGAGGCTGAGCATAAACTGGTCATACTGGTGAAAGACAATGGGAACGTTTCACTCTCAGCAACAGCTACTGTGGTTGTCAAAGTTGTGGAGCCCAAAGAGGCTTTTGCTGCTTCTGATGTTAAAAGTGCAACAAAGAATGAGGAGGAGaataatgtgactttttaccTGATGATAACTTTGGGCTCAGTTTCAACACTTTTTCTTATCAGTATCATCGTGCTGATTGCAATGCAGTGCTCCAAAACCACAGACTATACTTCTAAATATCTACAAGAGACTAATTATGATGGGACACTGTGTCACAGCATCCAGTACAGATCTGGAGACAAACGGTACATGCTAGTAGGACCCAGAATGAGTATAGGATCTACTATAGTCCCGGGCAGCCATGCGAATACACTAGTGCTCCCTGACAGGAGAGGGACATCTGGAGAGGTAAGATCAATAGTTTGTTCGTTCTGTCCTGTAACTTTTTAG
- the LOC116052476 gene encoding protocadherin alpha-8-like, which yields MCCWTTMGSERRCRSSIYFLLGFHLSLLLIFGKQALAELRYSIPEEMKEGTVVGNVAKDLGLDKTSLIDRRFRVVSGSKDAFFEVNPDNGALQVRKKIDREELCHGSGACLMELKILVEDPLEIHYVVVEITDVNDHSPSFSEKEQQFQIAEHASPGTRYDLHAARDPDAGSNSIRTYTLTSNDHFEIDISQSDEDKIPFLVLKKSLDREQKNKHVLFVTAVDGGKPHRSGTLNVSIIVLDINDNRPMFSQDTYQIEIYENVPVGTTVTRVNATDPDEGTNGEIEYSLSKTLPRKIYEIFELDSLSGQLKLKGTLDFEESEIYKLDIQASDKGTPPLMSRCKVIIKIKDVNDNPPEIEVTSLSNTVSEDSKPGTVISLISVTDKDSGVNGKIISCITEEVPFELKPSFKENTYSVVTKGFLDREEVSHYEITIKATDCGEPPLSTFKTLNIQISDVNDNSPQFSQNPIQFYLVENNVAGGSIFSVSAKDNDANDNAAISYHIARENDLTTFLNVNSDNGHITALKSFDYETLKTFQFQVVATDSGTPSLSSNVTVNVFILDQNDNAPVILYPVSSNGSAEGVEEIPRNVNAGHLVTKVRAYDADIGYNGWLLFSLQEVTDHSLFGLDRYTGQIRTLRSFTETDEAEHKLVILVKDNGNVSLSATATVVVKVVEPKEAFAASDVKSATKNEEENNVTFYLMITLGSVSTLFLISIIVLIAMQCSKTTDYTSKYLQETNYDGTLCHSIQYRSGDKRYMLVGPRMSIGSTIVPGSHANTLVLPDRRGASGEVRHFKMVYMAPNFGLRSILNVSLLYTFLYC from the coding sequence atgtgttgttggACAACGATGGGGAGCGAAAGACGATGTCGATcaagtatatattttttgcttGGTTTTCATTTGTCCTTACTGCTGATTTTCGGAAAGCAGGCTCTGGCTGAATTGAGATACTCTATTCCAGAGGAGATGAAAGAAGGAACTGTTGTTGGAAATGTTGCTAAGGATCTTGGTCTGGACAAAACCTCTTTAATTGACCGACGATTTCGTGTTGTGTCAGGATCCAAGGACGCTTTTTTCGAGGTAAATCCGGACAATGGTGCCTTACAGGTCCGTAAAAAGATCGACAGAGAGGAGCTGTGTCACGGTAGTGGTGCATGTCTAATGGAGCTGAAAATCCTTGTTGAAGACCCTTTGGAAATACACTATGTAGTTGTAGAAATTACGGATGTGAATGATCATTCCCCCAGTTTTTCTGAAAAGGAACAGCAATTTCAAATAGCAGAACATGCATCTCCGGGAACGCGATACGATCTGCACGCAGCCCGTGATCCGGATGCTGGAAGTAATTCTATTCGTACATATACATTAACATCAAATGATCACTTTGAAATAGATATTAGTCAAAGTGATGAGGACAAAATACCATTTTTAGTGCTGAAAAAGTCCTTAGACAGAGAACAAAAGAATAAACACGTGCTATTTGTTACAGCGGTTGATGGAGGTAAACCTCACAGATCAGGGACACTAAATGTTTCCATTATTGTTCTTGATATTAATGATAATCGTCCaatgtttagtcaggatacttaCCAAATAGAAATATATGAAAACGTCCCAGTTGGTACTACTGTTACAAGAGTGAATGCAACAGATCCAGATGAAGGGACCAATGGAGAAATAGAGTACAGCCTTAGCAAAACATTACCACGTAAAATCTACGAGATATTTGAATTAGATAGTTTAAGTGGACAACTTAAATTGAAGGGGACGTTGGATTTTGAGGAATCAGAGATTTATAAACTAGATATTCAGGCATCGGACAAAGGGACGCCtccattaatgagcaggtgtaaagtgataataaagatAAAAGACGTTAATGATAATCCACCGGAAATAGAAGTGACATCACTGTCAAATACAGTGTCTGAAGACTCAAAGCCTGGCACAGTTATTTCACTTATTAGTGTGACGGATAAAGACTCCGGTGTCAATGGAAAAATAATATCATGCATTACCGAGGAAGTGCCTTTTGAATTAAAGCCCTCTTTTAAGGAAAACACATATTCAGTTGTCACGAAGGGATTTTTGGATCGAGAGGAGGTGTCACATTATGAAATAACAATAAAAGCCACCGATTGTGGTGAACCTCCCTTATCGACTTTTAAAACTCTCAACATTCAGATATCAGATGTAAATGATAACAGTCCACAATTTTCTCAAAATCCAATACAGTTTTATCTGGTAGAAAATAACGTTGCTGGAGGGTCGATATTCTCTGTAAGCGCAAAGGACAATGATGCAAATGACAATGCAGCTATTTCATATCATATTGCTAGAGAGAATGATTTAACAACCTTCCTGAATGTAAATTCAGATAATGGACACATCACCGCGCTGAAGAGTTTTGACTATGAAACACTGAAGACTTTCCAGTTCCAAGTTGTTGCCACAGATTCTGGAACTCCGTCACTAAGCAGCAACGTCACAGTGAACGTGTTCATTCTGGATCAGAACGACAACGCTCCAGTCATCCTGTATCCAGTCAGCTCTAACGGTTCTGctgaaggtgtggaggagaTTCCCCGCAATGTGAACGCAGGACACTTGGTGACTAAAGTCAGAGCCTATGACGCTGATATAGGATATAACGGCTGGTTACTGTTTTCACTGCAGGAAGTTACTGACCACAGTCTCTTTGGTTTGGACCGCTATACAGGACAGATCAGAACACTTCGCTCATTCACAGAGACAGACGAGGCTGAGCATAAACTGGTCATACTGGTGAAAGACAATGGGAACGTTTCACTCTCAGCAACAGCTACTGTGGTTGTCAAAGTTGTGGAGCCCAAAGAGGCTTTTGCTGCTTCTGATGTTAAAAGTGCAACAAAGAATGAGGAGGAGaataatgtgactttttaccTGATGATAACTTTGGGCTCAGTTTCAACACTTTTTCTCATCAGTATCATCGTGCTGATTGCAATGCAGTGCTCCAAAACCACAGACTATACTTCTAAATATCTACAAGAGACTAATTATGATGGGACACTGTGTCACAGCATCCAGTACAGATCTGGAGACAAACGGTACATGCTAGTAGGACCCAGAATGAGTATAGGATCTACTATAGTCCCGGGCAGCCATGCGAATACACTAGTGCTCCCTGACAGGAGAGGGGCATCTGGAGAGGTAAGACATTTCAAAATGGTTTACATGGCTCCAAACTTTGGTTTGCGTTCAATTCTAAATGTCTCTTTAttatacacttttttatattgCTGA